The segment aactgtccttGCAGCACAAAGGCTatacaattttacataaatttaaaatttgaaattaaatagaaGGCAaattagtaataaaaaaaatttttaaaaaatatgtgTATAGAAGTttgtatagaagttgtgatacacgaagtgtaggcctttggacaatactgtttactgaaagtgcccaatggctttaaacgacGATGTGATAAAAGCGCCCAGAAGAGTTCAGTCAAATGTAATAGGCTGGGTTTTTGGGGGGCTGTAGAATGAGATCTTGCATTACTGAAAACCATTACTGGTGTAACTGACAGACTACGTCAATTCGGAGCAGACCACACTttaggccgtggacactattggtaattactcaaaataagtattggcatcaaacctttcttggtgacgggtaatggggagaggttgatggtataaaacattgtgagaaacggctccctctgaagtgccatagttttcgagaaagaagtaattttccacgaacttgatttcgagacctcagatttagaacttgaggtctcgaaatcaaccatttaaacgcacacaacttcgtgtgacaagtgttatttttctttcattattatctcgtaacttcgatgaccgattgagctcaaattttcacaggtttgttattttatgcatatgttgagatacaccaactgtaaaggctagtctttgacaattaccaaaagtgtccactgtctttaaagaaagcTTTTAACATCGTTTTCGTCAGCCGTCTTTAACTTTGAGATAACGTATTAATTATGTGTTGTGTGCAATATCAGAAGATTAACACCACTACAGGAGATTGTTTGATATGTTTTAACaaggatttgttttttgtgtgtattttggtGATCTTTGCAAATAGAGGAACGGCCTCGTTCCCGTGTCTCTGCACTTATATTCAAGGTGACTGGTTAATTAATACGGGTATGATCAATAAATGACGAATGAATTCTTTTAGTGAAGCACCGTCTCCCAGAGGACTTAAAACACGTCTTAAATATTTTTAGGGGATTTGCTTCATTATGTCTGCCGCTAAAATAAGTCCGGAGGAGACAAACATTATATTAAGTATTTTAGGAGACAAACCTATTCACATTACGTATTTCATGCCGGGGTGTTGGGGGCATGCTGCACCGGAAATTTTGTGGTCCCCCCTCTCCATTATGGCAAGCTGTGTACATACCCtaaaatacccattgcgcaagcgctaactgtttaatgaggtgcatgctggtctagctgcTATAGGGATTCAAACTCGAGCGCTAtaactagaccagcatgcaccccaTTCAACGCCTACAGCTAGCGCACGTACCGAGTTATAAAATAATGCGataaagtataataataattatgcttgttcttatagcgccctctgttgaatcaTCCTGACTTGCTTATTTGAATTCCCCACAAggagtggtgggggggggggacacacagaATTTCAGGCAGACAAATTTGTTCTGTGACACCGGGAAAAGGCACACCTTGCGTTGGAACACCTCTTGTAAAAcaatacatggtgctatcagaattaggccTCAAAACCCAAACGTAGTCCCactatcttgcaggaaataatatgtaacagcgccaggagcgtcactgagtgacggacatgacGTGCGCTGAGTGACGGGCATGTGCGCTAAAgcaacaattattataattaattatttCAAGCTGACCTGTTAAACTACTTGCAAGACTCGTATTAATATGttgtaatataattattttgtttctctcATAGGCCTAacgaattaaaaacaaaaaggccGTTTCAAAACGAGTATCAATCACTTACTTTTGCTTATGCCACGGATAATGCACACGTTACCTCTTATTTGCAGTCGTTTTGCATAATTATGGCTGATATACGTGCGACAATGCCGGTAGGAAGGAGATCTTGGCCCCCCCAAATAACCCCCAAAACACTACTTtattctgatagcgccctctgttacAGTATCCTTACTCAACCAATGTTaatttataatagatgttaaatttgcatcggggataaagaatattaattttggtttttacccatacaccgatgttaaTTTCACAGACAGACGAACAAACTACTGGAGAAAGTGACTTTGAAATAGTGATTCTACTCGCACGAAATTATTAACAAAGCATCCATTCAGGCAAGTATATAGCAAACATAAGGTccccaataataaaaaaaaaaattccaccagaaaaaaaaccataatttATAATAACCGCACAACGGCTCGAATTGGGTTTCATAGTCTGTACTTCCGCGAGGCAAATTTTTCGAAGAAAACCAATATAATGTTCATTAAAAGCTGCACATGATTGTGTCTGCTATTGATTGATGTCGACATGAAATAAACGCATATATAATAACTGTATGTTGCCAATGTGagtttgattaaaggcagtggacactattggtaattgtcaaatactagccttcacagttggtgtatctcaacatatgcataaaataacaaaccagtgaaaatttgagctcaatcggtcatcaaagttgcgagataataatggaagaagaaaacacccttgtcacacgaagttgtgtgcgtttagatggttgatttcgagacctcaagttctaaacttgaggtctcgaaatcaaattcgtggaaaattacatctttctccaaaaactatggcacttcagagggagctgtttatcacaatgtttataccaccaacctctccccattacttgtcaccaagaaatgttttatgctaataattattttgagtaattaccaatagtggccactgcctttaaaagtgtaTAAAGGTATTATATATGGCTGGTAAataccttttaaaaataaatgtttaaaggagcgttacagaattggtaagaaatggtggagatcacagattaaaaaaaacttacatggtctaatgatgatgagtAGATAACATCCCTTGAACTATCTCTGTTTGAAATTCGtaattgatgagaaataaatattctggtttcgcgtttggagtttatcgctcagtgagcgttttattctttttttttggcatcgatgcaatgcaaaatttgtaatcgtttttttttcctacaatattctctcgtgacccagatagcCGATCACTcacaaacttctacaggtttgtcagtttatgtatggtggattacataaagcgcttacactgccagcaatttttttgttagcaaaaaccaatgttcctttaacttttggGTGAAAGATTGTTCGAAGTTCATTTCACATACTATAGCCTACAACGGGTtgaggttgttgttgttgttgttgttgttgttgttgttgttgttgttgttgttgttgttgttggtgttggtgttggtgttggtgttggtgttggtgttggtgttggtgttgttgttgttgttgttgttgttgttgttgttgttgttgttgttgttgttgttgttgttgttgttggtgttggtgttggtgttggtgttggtgttggtgttggtgttggtgttggtgttggtgttggtgttggtgttggtgttgttgttgttgttgttgttgttgttgttgttgttgttgttgttgttgttgttgttgttgttgttgttgttgttgttgttgttgttgttgttgttgttgttgttgttgttgttgttgttgttgttgttgttgttgttgttgttgttgttgttgttgttgttgttgttgttgttgttgttgttgttgttgttgtgttgttgttgttgttgttgttgttgttgttgttgttgtgttgttgttgttgttgttgttgttgttgtgttgttgttgttgttgttgttgttgttgttgttgttgttgttgttgttgttgttgttgttgttgttgtgttgttgttgttgttgttgttgttgttgttgttgttgttgttgttgttgttgttgttgttgttgttgttgttgttgttgttgttgttgttgttgttgttgttgttgttgttgttgttgttgttgtgttgttgttgttgttgttgttgttgttgtgttgttgttgttgttgttgttgttgttgttgttgttgttgttgttgttgttgttgttgttgttgttgttgttgttgttacaaTTTGCCGTATTATTACGTTACGTTACAACGTAACCTTACgttgagtaaaaaatttgacttcacaaaatggcatgctgtaaaaggaaaactgtgcaaatGTGAGACATaattatttgtgtggatcattatattctacttttaaaacaactttgtagTAATATACATTTCATTATACGAACGATTTCAAACGCTTTGTATAGGCCAACTCGCCCGATCTGAGGCAACCTTCCCTTTTACATTTTGCCTGCGAGAATGTCCAAATTGGTCTTCCTATTATCCTGAAATATATAGAGTGCTtaatcaagtgaggtttaaacaatttaaatacaGTGTACGATTCCTTAATTGTATCTAATTTTGTGTCAAACACCGTTTGGTCACATTTATAACAATTTGGGAAATTGTTGTTTAGGGCTTGCAACGGTGTCGAGTACAATGTCAAATTGCTCAGTTTACAATTGTGTGGTCCAAAGTGAATTCAACTGAGAAATAACTTTGTAAATTGGAAGATAACATTTTCAGCTGTATCTTGTTGcacatcatttaaaaaaatacacattttattttcaagttgTACTGTTCACTTTAGTAtggttaagtgtagattcgtaaaataATCTACGCCGTGTAAGTGTAGATTTCGTAGCAAATACACAGTTAAATGTAGATCCGTAGCACATCTACAGTTCATTTGTTGCGAACCTACAGTTAGTGCCGAttagttcaaaacaaaaatagtcaaTTATTTCATCAACACAGTGATGTAATAGAAATAGCTTAACTCCACATAACACTCAAACAACCTTTTATTCGAATCGGGCATGTGGAGGTCTATACTGTTGTTGTTCTACTGTCACATTTTCTCCAGAAATTCTGAGTAGGACTTGTAATTCTTTTTGTAAAAGACCCCCGTAAGGGCCCAAGCCTAAACACCAAACCTAAgcttttatttgatttgatttgagtctttctcaaatgaTATACAATGAAATTCGTAGATCTGGGATATCCGAAACGTACAATCTACTAAACACCAAACCTAAgcttttatttgatttgatttgagtctttctcaaatttgCCATGATATACAATGAAATTCGTAGATCTGGGATATCCGAAACGTACAATctactgaataataataataataataataataataataataataataataagacttgtaatgcgcacatgcGGCGGACACCGGcgctttattaagtgtccattattattattatatccaccctgctgggtgttcaaggcgcacaTTGAATTCACGACTAAAACGCACCATAGGAACACACATTATTATAATCAAGGTCTTCTATTCCTGCGCTGCCATTGGAATTCATTCATTAAGTCCATCATCTCATCATCTCTATAGTACTAACAAGTAACAATGGAAATGGTCAATAGACAAAAAGATATAGATACAGAGCTGGTCCAAAAATGTCTTTTGTTTGCTGTTTAGAGGCATATATTAAAAAGAACAcgacttgtaaaaaaaaaaacgccctgtAGAAAGAAGAAccaacattgtcagaaacaagTAACAGATAATTATGGCTTCCGATATTTTAATGAGGCATAACAAAtatgttatgttggcgtaacgggccccccccccgaccccccccccctaaaaaaggGGGCAGGTtggtagttttttatttattttttccacagcaacgaaaatgacatgttttctaagtgtttaaaggcagtggacactattggtaattactcaaaataattatcagcataaaacctcacttggtaaccagtaatggaagaggttggtagtataaaacattccgtaattctcgtagtcgagaatttatattgttttaatgttttctcaaaaagtaaagcatttcatggactaatatttcaagagaagtcttttatcattaccttctgtaaaccctgtaagttatttcttaaatctgtgaactttttttctgttccgaaagtgtataatggctttaagccgtTAGTATACacgataacaaaataaaacaaggctacacaccaaaattaatacttattgttaaactcttgatgacatttattttatttgttgaactGCATAAAGATGATTCAGGGCATACAAACTGTCTTTCTTTGGAATTTTTTCAAAAGGACAAGACTTGCATAAAAGAATACctttcagaaaaagaaaacatagaGACAAGTAGAGACACTTCCAATCAGTGAACAGCACCCAGATCATTGTAGGCATTGTTACTGGCTGCCTTACTTTGGAATGCAGTATGTATCCTGACCCTGTCTCGTCAGCTTTCCATGGTAGGCTCTGCAAGTCATGATGACGGTAATGCAGAAAGGTCCAGTAGTAAGTAGTAAGGGAAGACTATTTTGTTATTCAACATAACGAAGCAGctctgtgcggcacctaaatgtagcccgagccctaaaagtggcctgacctaaatgtagccccaaacatgtacctagatgtagcccggacctaaatgtagccccaaatgtgtaccttaaatttagcccggacctaaatgtagccccaaacatgtacctaaatgtagcccggacttaaatgtagcccaaaacatgtacatagatgtagcccggacctaaatgtagcccaaaacatggctcgggctacatttaggtgccgcacacagCTCTAATCTCGCAAGGGTACTGACCACTTTTGAGAAGCCTTGATTTTCAATAGGCAGGAGATGCTGTTTCCCGGAGATTtagcccccctcccccaccccctcccaccCCCTACGAtgaacaaacttcttctgatagcgccatTTTTTGAATCATCATTCTGTTAATTTCCTTTATTGGGGGACAGAGGTATCCGGCGGACAGCCGGTGTCACAGTTCCTGTGACACCGGCtgccgaattaaaaaaaatattttaaaggaatttgctaaaaacaaattcactaCTTCATAAGAGAATACTACTTTGGAGAAAAGACTATGCAAATGTGGTGTAAACGAGATAGAAAAATCATGAAAGAGGACTATATTTTTATTGAATCTAAATCTTatattaaaattgtatttttaatttataccttgaaaacaaatattcataGCAAGttgctttttgaaaatgttctttCATTCTGtatataatattaaaaacaaattgtaattatTGCTAAAAAGAAGTTAAAATTTGGGACGAGGATGCTACCCGATATCTCATTCgccaattaaagccattatacactttcggtacagaaaaaaaaaagttcacagatttacaaataatttacagggtttacagaaggtaatggtgaaagacttctcttatatattgttccatgaaatgctttactttttgagaaaacattaaaacactataaattctcgactccgatgaccgattgagtctaaattttcacaggtttgttattaatctataagttgtgatacacgaagtgtgggacttggacaatactgtttaccgaaagtgtataatggctttaaattaggCAAGATTCTAATTGTGTATAAAGTTATCAGGAAACAGAGTTTATGTGtatttttgttcgtttgtttttttaattgaatgtaATACAAAAAATGTTATTAGTAGTTGTACTTTCATTTTCAGAACCAAAAACTCCGTTAAACTAAAGTATTTGAGGAAACAAAATCGCACACGTGAAAGTAAATAATATGGTCGCGGCTCTTAGTTAGAAACACGCGAGAGACTAGCAAAGTTTATGAAAGTATACAACCTTCCATATCACagcccaccccctccccccatccAATGACAAATCCCGCTCTTAGTATTTAGAGGTGATTTATTATACAACAGTCGAAAGCTTACTTGGACCTTTTTTGTGAAAACTGCTTGAATGAATGCAACTTCAATCTCATCAAGgtttcttttaaaacagtaACTCCTATAAAACCAGTCAATCTTAAATATTATTCATTGTTCCATAATAACCACATTATTTTGCAGCATTTTCTTGTCATCTTTATTCCCTTAATACATTACAAACTTGCTTGATAACTTTTTTGAAAGCttttaaacaattattgaaaGCTTTTGAATGTGACTGCACGCGAGTAAAAATCAAAACCTTGAACAGTTTGTGTCTGTATAAAATTATAGAATTTAGAATTGCGCTTGCGAAAGATCGTGTTGTTGTTCTCATCACGCGCGGACGCCATTTGAAACGATGGGTATTAAATACAGTGAAGTCTGACGTGCTCTGACAAACTTTGAGTAAAAGCAtgacaatttaaattaaaaaaatccccTTGTAAACCACGATTTTTATCTTATGATTTCGTGGAATCATTATCATTACTCGGCAAAGAGAGGGAGGgatggataaaaacaaataaaaacagacgGCCAAAGAATTTTTTCTTGTATAGGTCTCAAATTTTTTATCGGCTTCTCAGAGAGCACCGCACGCACACATCTGATAAACAAGGATTAAGGGAATTTGCATTGTTGTTGGgttattgaaaaatgaaaatcaaaTGTCACCCACTAATGACGGAAATCTGCAGTTAttccaattttgtttatttactagTATACTGCTAGAAAAACAAGTTATATGATTATCGGCAAAAATTGATTACTTTCAATTTGATTACGAAGGTTATTTCTTAACCAATCTTCAAGGGCAAAATTATTGagatatttttcaaaaacagcaTGTAGCCACAATTAGTTTTCACTTGGGGCATTGCAGGTGAACTGGGGTTGATATTTGCCATTGGGTGTCACACAGGGGCCggtcttgttaaaggcagtggacactattggtaattactcaaaataattattagcataaaacctttcttggtgacgagtaattgg is part of the Asterias rubens chromosome 4, eAstRub1.3, whole genome shotgun sequence genome and harbors:
- the LOC117288927 gene encoding LOW QUALITY PROTEIN: ataxin-8-like (The sequence of the model RefSeq protein was modified relative to this genomic sequence to represent the inferred CDS: deleted 2 bases in 1 codon) — its product is QQQQQQQQQQQQQQQQQQQQQQQQPQQQQQQQQQQQQQQQQQQQQQQQQQQQQQQQQQQQQQQQQQQQQQQQQQQQQQQQQQQQQQQQHNNNNN